The following proteins are encoded in a genomic region of Sorangiineae bacterium MSr12523:
- a CDS encoding carboxypeptidase-like regulatory domain-containing protein translates to MSISRWALFMGGASLLVAGCTGHDDASSNGGSAITGKTPVDTPQHTPDTEPPPHPPEPPIPPPPNPPDTSPPGPNDVVGIVQGRTGGPVVGVKVASGGFVTKSDSKGRFILRNVPPKYDVYCGIDGQGDVYSGLTTRAPTIRLREASDYSYPAQIRIDYNPSPSPPEIISFAVRDDIGTESLGIGPGYPAVFWPAPAPELTGQFFALEYERPAIRGGPPTHYTGLAFAPMRLRRGGQTVFQPTFSPVPSTMTVTGVARPAPGTTIYETFLYLSFGGSYGRVNSQYPGITMPAQFVVPEVPGASWAIEYSAYETGAPGSFGGAHSSMIVPISADGSVPEADVPAPAKMVLPARDATNFDVGSEIAWANGQGTCQVAVSRKDTTVYITTVESHIVMPDLAAVGVPFGRGERYFISVWCNKPASRTPDTDPVLDPSGPRPERYLGTSTYSRSIGVSSPP, encoded by the coding sequence TTGAGCATCTCGCGATGGGCCCTCTTCATGGGCGGAGCTTCTCTTCTCGTGGCGGGATGCACCGGCCATGACGATGCAAGTTCGAACGGAGGATCGGCGATAACCGGCAAAACGCCGGTCGACACGCCCCAACACACGCCGGATACCGAGCCGCCGCCCCATCCACCCGAGCCGCCCATTCCACCCCCTCCCAATCCACCCGATACCAGCCCGCCCGGTCCGAACGATGTCGTGGGCATCGTTCAAGGCCGCACCGGCGGACCGGTCGTCGGCGTCAAGGTCGCCAGCGGCGGATTCGTCACCAAGAGCGACTCGAAGGGCCGCTTCATCTTGCGAAACGTCCCGCCGAAGTACGATGTGTATTGCGGCATCGATGGCCAGGGCGACGTTTACTCTGGACTGACGACGCGCGCGCCGACGATTCGGCTTCGAGAGGCCAGTGACTACTCCTACCCGGCGCAAATACGCATCGATTATAACCCAAGCCCCTCGCCCCCGGAGATCATCTCGTTCGCGGTGCGCGATGATATTGGCACGGAGAGCCTCGGCATCGGCCCCGGCTATCCGGCGGTCTTTTGGCCGGCGCCGGCCCCCGAGCTCACCGGCCAATTCTTCGCGCTCGAGTACGAGAGACCGGCCATTCGAGGCGGCCCCCCTACACATTATACCGGACTCGCATTCGCCCCCATGCGGCTTCGACGAGGTGGTCAGACGGTATTCCAACCGACCTTTTCGCCCGTCCCGAGCACGATGACCGTAACGGGTGTCGCTCGACCGGCACCGGGCACGACCATCTACGAGACGTTTTTGTATCTTAGCTTCGGCGGAAGCTACGGGAGGGTCAATTCCCAGTATCCGGGTATCACCATGCCTGCGCAATTCGTCGTCCCGGAGGTGCCCGGAGCTTCCTGGGCCATCGAATATTCGGCTTATGAAACCGGAGCGCCCGGCTCGTTCGGCGGCGCCCACTCGAGCATGATCGTCCCCATTTCGGCGGACGGCTCCGTACCTGAAGCCGACGTCCCGGCGCCCGCAAAGATGGTTCTTCCGGCCAGGGATGCCACGAACTTCGATGTGGGCTCCGAAATCGCGTGGGCAAACGGCCAAGGCACGTGCCAGGTCGCCGTCTCACGCAAGGACACCACCGTGTACATCACCACGGTGGAATCCCATATCGTCATGCCCGACCTTGCGGCCGTGGGGGTCCCCTTCGGACGTGGGGAGCGCTACTTCATTTCCGTATGGTGCAACAAACCAGCGAGCCGCACACCGGATACGGACCCGGTGCTGGATCCGTCCGGGCCGCGTCCCGAAAGGTACCTCGGGACGTCCACGTACAGCCGGTCCATCGGCGTGTCTTCCCCCCCTTGA